The following coding sequences lie in one Kribbella sp. NBC_00709 genomic window:
- a CDS encoding isoprenyl transferase, protein MSPIGRRRGRGVLGGSGERKVVVPPEPHPSGARVPAIPKELVPKHVAIVMDGNGRWAKQRGLPRTEGHKAGEASLLDVIKGGIDIGVKYISAYAFSTENWARSPEEVRFLMGFNREVIHRRRDELDAMGVRVVWSGRRPRLWKSVIDELEYAQERTKDNDTITLQFCVNYGGQAEIADAMKSIAAEVAAGKLKPDRITEKTIARHLYAPDIPEVDLFVRSSGEQRTSNFLVWQLAYAEMVFLDTLWPDFDRRDLWRAIELYAQRDRRYGGAIPNEVGADG, encoded by the coding sequence ATGTCGCCTATTGGTCGTCGTCGGGGTCGGGGGGTTTTGGGGGGTTCGGGGGAGCGGAAGGTGGTGGTGCCGCCGGAGCCGCATCCTTCGGGGGCTCGGGTGCCTGCGATCCCCAAGGAGCTGGTCCCGAAGCACGTGGCGATCGTCATGGATGGGAACGGACGGTGGGCCAAGCAGCGCGGGCTACCGAGGACCGAGGGGCACAAGGCGGGCGAGGCGAGCCTGCTCGATGTGATCAAGGGCGGGATCGACATCGGGGTGAAGTACATCTCGGCGTACGCGTTCTCGACGGAGAACTGGGCGCGGTCGCCGGAGGAAGTGCGGTTCCTGATGGGGTTCAACCGAGAGGTGATCCATCGGCGGCGGGACGAGCTGGATGCGATGGGGGTCCGGGTGGTGTGGTCGGGGCGCCGGCCGCGGTTGTGGAAGTCGGTGATCGACGAGCTCGAGTATGCGCAGGAGCGGACCAAGGACAACGACACCATCACCTTGCAGTTCTGCGTGAACTACGGCGGCCAGGCGGAGATCGCCGACGCGATGAAGTCGATCGCGGCGGAGGTTGCCGCGGGCAAGCTCAAGCCGGACCGGATCACCGAGAAGACGATCGCGCGGCACCTGTACGCGCCGGACATCCCCGAGGTGGATCTGTTCGTCCGGTCGTCGGGGGAGCAGCGGACCAGCAACTTCCTGGTGTGGCAGCTCGCGTACGCCGAGATGGTGTTCCTGGACACACTCTGGCCGGACTTCGACCGCCGCGACCTGTGGCGGGCGATCGAGCTCTACGCGCAGCGCGACCGCAGGTACGGCGGCGCGATCCCGAACGAGGTCGGCGCGGACGGCTGA
- a CDS encoding response regulator transcription factor: MIRVLVVDDHPVVRSGLTGMLSVTEDISVVGEAGDGSEAVALVESTRPDVVLMDLRMPRMDGVTATGAIVSGYPATRVLVLTTYDTDTDILHAVEAGAAGYLLKDTPHAELLNGIRAAARGETVLAPPVAARLMSRLRTPAAPAAALPSPRELEVLAAVARGLSNAEIGRELFIGEATVKTHLQRLFAKLDVDDRTRAVTVAIERGLLPSPGR, translated from the coding sequence GTGATTCGGGTACTGGTGGTCGACGATCATCCGGTCGTACGGTCGGGGCTGACCGGGATGTTGTCGGTGACCGAGGACATCTCCGTGGTCGGCGAGGCCGGGGACGGTTCCGAAGCGGTGGCGCTGGTCGAGTCGACACGGCCTGACGTCGTACTGATGGATCTGCGGATGCCGCGGATGGACGGCGTGACCGCGACCGGCGCGATCGTGTCGGGCTACCCGGCGACCCGGGTGCTGGTGCTGACGACGTACGACACCGACACGGACATCCTGCACGCCGTCGAAGCCGGCGCCGCCGGGTATTTGCTGAAGGACACGCCGCACGCCGAGCTGCTCAACGGGATCCGCGCGGCCGCGCGTGGTGAAACCGTCCTGGCTCCGCCTGTCGCGGCCCGGCTGATGTCGCGCCTGCGTACGCCGGCCGCACCCGCCGCCGCACTGCCGTCGCCCCGCGAGCTGGAGGTGCTGGCCGCCGTGGCCCGCGGCCTCAGCAACGCCGAAATCGGCCGCGAACTCTTCATCGGCGAGGCCACGGTCAAGACCCACCTACAACGCCTCTTCGCCAAACTCGACGTCGACGACCGCACCCGCGCCGTCACCGTGGCCATCGAACGAGGCCTACTGCCGTCACCGGGCCGCTGA
- a CDS encoding sensor histidine kinase codes for MNDLTGTTSALPDRRRTELSSELPPAPAWTGPRLWILMWRKMGSVQSSSGGAGQPVWTRTLMGWHIVFWVLLGMTLVLSFMGHLGTVRQSVFAGTVLVLGAAYQFIGLPAIRSRRALPSYAYRLVLIASLIVLIGVYPQSVFLMFIASAQIWLLCEDVREGIGLSLLLVLGVGTAQLWSAGWGWKAFWEILPWMLVSLVVSLLFGIWIEKVITQSQQRAELIEQLETARDELAEAHHSAGVMAERERMAREIHDTLAQGMTSIVMLAQAAAVELSRGADASARLAAIEDTARENLAEARALVAAFTPVALSEATLTEVLRRQAERFAAETGVDVQVSLDLPDDEVAALPQAQQVVLLRSAQEALANVRKHARATQVLITLGLSDDGVWIEICDDGSGFTPATVSGGFGLNAMRGRVEESGGSVQVESAPGRGTRVQVLIPAVQEDA; via the coding sequence ATGAACGACCTCACCGGTACGACGTCGGCCCTCCCGGACCGGCGTCGTACTGAGCTGTCATCTGAGCTGCCGCCGGCGCCGGCCTGGACCGGGCCTCGGTTGTGGATCCTGATGTGGAGGAAGATGGGGTCCGTGCAGAGCTCGAGCGGTGGCGCCGGACAGCCCGTGTGGACGCGGACGCTGATGGGTTGGCACATCGTTTTCTGGGTGCTGCTCGGAATGACGCTGGTGCTGTCGTTCATGGGGCATCTCGGGACGGTCCGGCAGTCGGTGTTCGCCGGTACGGTCCTGGTGCTCGGGGCGGCGTACCAGTTCATCGGGTTGCCCGCGATCCGGTCGCGGCGGGCGCTCCCGTCGTACGCCTATCGGCTGGTGCTGATCGCCTCGCTGATCGTGCTGATCGGGGTCTATCCGCAGTCGGTGTTCCTGATGTTCATCGCGTCGGCGCAGATCTGGTTGCTGTGCGAGGACGTCCGCGAGGGGATCGGGCTCAGTCTGCTGCTGGTGCTCGGCGTGGGTACGGCGCAGTTGTGGAGCGCGGGGTGGGGCTGGAAGGCGTTCTGGGAGATCCTGCCGTGGATGCTGGTCAGCCTCGTGGTGAGTCTGCTATTCGGGATCTGGATCGAGAAGGTCATCACGCAGAGTCAGCAGCGGGCCGAGCTGATCGAGCAGCTCGAGACCGCGCGGGACGAGCTCGCCGAGGCACACCACAGTGCGGGTGTGATGGCCGAGCGGGAGCGGATGGCGCGGGAGATCCACGACACGCTCGCGCAGGGGATGACGAGCATCGTGATGCTGGCGCAGGCGGCGGCGGTCGAGCTCTCGCGCGGCGCCGATGCTTCTGCGCGGCTGGCCGCCATCGAGGACACCGCCCGGGAGAACCTGGCGGAGGCGCGGGCGTTGGTTGCCGCGTTCACCCCGGTTGCGTTGTCGGAGGCAACGTTGACCGAAGTACTGCGGCGGCAGGCGGAGCGGTTCGCGGCCGAGACGGGCGTCGACGTACAGGTCTCGCTGGATCTGCCCGACGACGAGGTCGCGGCGCTGCCGCAGGCGCAGCAGGTGGTGCTGCTGCGGTCGGCGCAGGAGGCGTTGGCCAACGTGCGCAAGCATGCGCGCGCGACGCAGGTGCTGATCACGCTCGGGTTGTCGGACGACGGGGTGTGGATCGAGATCTGCGACGACGGGTCCGGGTTCACCCCGGCGACCGTGTCGGGCGGGTTCGGGTTGAACGCGATGCGCGGGCGGGTCGAGGAGTCGGGAGGGTCGGTCCAGGTGGAGAGTGCGCCGGGGCGTGGTACGCGGGTGCAGGTGCTGATCCCGGCTGTGCAGGAGGATGCGTGA
- a CDS encoding ABC transporter permease, whose translation MAHTTTTKPLPSTLAVGLARTKLEVREFFREREALIFTFFFPIIFLGIFSAVFGNTDFDGVNAATYFTPGMIASGIFLSSFQSLAISIALERDEGLLKRLRGTPMPPQAYFIGKIGQVLITSIAQIALLLAISGLLLGVDLPTEPGRWLNFAWIFILGTASGSVLGIAFSVVPKSGKAASAVITPVVLLLQFMSGVYFVYSSLPGWMRNVAAVFPLKWLAQGMRSVFLPDGFELTEPAKSWQLGTGAIVLSIWLVIGLFLAQRVFRWTRRDAG comes from the coding sequence ATGGCGCACACCACGACCACCAAGCCGCTGCCGTCGACCCTCGCGGTCGGCCTGGCCCGGACCAAGCTCGAGGTCCGTGAGTTCTTCCGCGAGCGGGAAGCGCTGATCTTCACCTTCTTCTTCCCGATCATCTTCCTCGGCATCTTCTCCGCCGTCTTCGGCAACACCGACTTCGACGGCGTCAACGCCGCCACCTACTTCACCCCCGGGATGATCGCCTCCGGCATCTTCCTGAGCAGCTTCCAATCGCTCGCGATCAGCATCGCGCTCGAGCGCGACGAGGGCCTGCTGAAGCGGCTGCGCGGTACGCCGATGCCGCCGCAGGCCTACTTCATCGGCAAGATCGGCCAGGTCCTGATCACCTCGATCGCGCAGATCGCGCTGCTGCTGGCGATCTCCGGGCTGCTGCTCGGCGTCGACCTGCCGACCGAGCCCGGCAGGTGGCTGAACTTCGCCTGGATCTTCATCCTCGGGACGGCGTCCGGTTCGGTGCTCGGGATCGCGTTCAGCGTCGTACCGAAGTCCGGCAAGGCCGCGTCCGCGGTGATCACGCCGGTCGTTCTGCTGCTGCAGTTCATGTCCGGTGTGTACTTCGTCTACAGCAGCCTGCCGGGCTGGATGCGCAACGTCGCCGCGGTGTTCCCGCTGAAGTGGCTCGCCCAGGGGATGCGGTCGGTGTTCCTGCCCGACGGATTCGAGCTGACCGAGCCGGCCAAGTCGTGGCAGCTCGGCACCGGCGCGATCGTGCTGTCGATCTGGCTGGTCATCGGCCTGTTCCTCGCCCAGCGGGTGTTCCGCTGGACCCGCCGGGACGCGGGCTGA
- a CDS encoding ABC transporter ATP-binding protein, with amino-acid sequence MENDNAVRVRGLVKRYPDKVAVNGVDLDIHRGEVFALLGPNGAGKTTTTEILEGYRRADEGEISVLGTDPAHGDRLWRSRIGIVLQTSRDEAESTVSELVNHYAGYYPNPRDPDEVIAAVGLEEKRKTRPRKLSGGQRRRLDVALGVVGNPELLFLDEPTTGFDPEARRQFWTLIEELRTEGTTILLTTHYLDEAEHLADRVGVIADGRMIEVGTPETLGGRGARTARVAWADADGPHELRTDQPTTEVAALMARFGGEVPELEVRRPSLEDIYLELIGKATAADTAAVAMEAGAL; translated from the coding sequence ATGGAGAACGACAACGCAGTGAGGGTGCGCGGCCTCGTCAAGCGGTACCCCGACAAGGTCGCGGTCAACGGTGTCGATCTGGACATCCACCGCGGCGAGGTATTCGCCCTGCTCGGCCCGAACGGGGCCGGGAAGACGACGACCACGGAGATTCTGGAGGGGTATCGCCGGGCCGACGAGGGTGAGATCAGCGTGCTGGGGACGGACCCGGCACACGGCGACCGGCTGTGGCGCAGCCGGATAGGGATCGTGCTGCAGACGTCGCGGGACGAGGCCGAGTCGACGGTGTCCGAGCTGGTCAACCACTACGCCGGCTACTACCCGAACCCGCGCGACCCCGACGAGGTGATCGCCGCCGTCGGGCTGGAGGAGAAGCGCAAGACCCGGCCGCGCAAGCTGTCCGGCGGTCAGCGCCGCCGGCTCGACGTGGCGCTCGGCGTGGTCGGCAACCCGGAACTGCTGTTCCTGGACGAGCCGACGACCGGCTTCGACCCCGAAGCCCGCCGCCAGTTCTGGACCCTGATCGAAGAACTGCGGACCGAGGGTACGACGATCCTGCTCACCACCCACTACCTGGACGAGGCCGAGCACCTGGCCGACCGCGTCGGCGTGATCGCCGACGGCCGGATGATCGAGGTCGGTACGCCGGAGACGCTCGGCGGGCGCGGCGCCCGGACCGCACGGGTCGCCTGGGCCGACGCCGACGGACCGCACGAACTGCGTACCGACCAGCCGACCACCGAGGTCGCCGCGCTGATGGCCCGCTTCGGCGGCGAGGTCCCCGAGCTCGAGGTCCGGCGCCCGAGCCTGGAAGACATCTACCTGGAACTGATCGGCAAGGCCACCGCCGCCGACACCGCTGCTGTTGCGATGGAAGCTGGAGCACTCTGA
- a CDS encoding S-(hydroxymethyl)mycothiol dehydrogenase — translation MAQTVRGVVAAGKGAPVSIEEITIPDPGPGEAVVQVQACGVCHTDLHYREGGINDDFPFLLGHEAAGIVESVGDGVTDIEPGDFVVLNWRAVCGNCRACLRGRPWYCFNTHNAKQKMTLKDGTELSPALGIGAFADKTLVAAGQCTKVDPAAKPEVAGLLGCGVMAGLGAAINTGNVGRGDTVAVIGSGGVGTAAVVGARLAGAAKVIAIDLDERKLATAQELGATHAINSKDLDHDGVVAAVQELTGGFGADVVIDAVGRPETWKQAFYARDLAGTVVLVGVPTPDMTLEMPLLDFFGRGGSLKSSWYGDCLPTRDFPLLIDLHLQGRLPLDRFVSETIALDEVEAAFTKMHHGDVLRSVVVF, via the coding sequence ATGGCTCAGACAGTGCGTGGTGTGGTGGCGGCGGGCAAGGGTGCGCCGGTGTCGATCGAGGAGATCACGATCCCGGACCCGGGTCCGGGCGAGGCGGTCGTGCAGGTGCAGGCCTGCGGGGTCTGCCACACCGACCTGCACTACCGGGAGGGCGGGATCAACGACGACTTCCCGTTCCTGCTCGGGCACGAGGCGGCCGGCATCGTGGAGTCGGTCGGCGACGGCGTCACGGACATCGAGCCGGGCGACTTCGTCGTACTCAACTGGCGGGCCGTCTGCGGGAACTGCCGGGCCTGCCTGCGCGGCCGGCCCTGGTACTGCTTCAACACGCACAACGCGAAGCAGAAGATGACCCTGAAGGACGGGACCGAGCTGAGCCCCGCGCTCGGCATCGGGGCGTTCGCCGACAAGACTCTGGTCGCGGCCGGTCAGTGCACGAAGGTGGATCCGGCGGCCAAGCCGGAGGTCGCAGGCCTCCTCGGCTGCGGCGTGATGGCCGGCCTCGGTGCCGCGATCAACACCGGCAACGTCGGCCGCGGCGACACGGTCGCGGTGATCGGTTCAGGCGGTGTCGGTACGGCGGCCGTCGTCGGAGCCCGCCTGGCAGGGGCGGCGAAGGTCATCGCGATCGACCTCGACGAGCGCAAGCTCGCCACCGCGCAGGAGCTCGGCGCCACGCACGCGATCAACTCGAAGGACCTCGACCACGACGGTGTGGTCGCAGCGGTGCAGGAGCTGACCGGCGGGTTCGGCGCCGACGTCGTGATCGACGCGGTCGGGCGTCCGGAGACGTGGAAGCAGGCGTTCTACGCGCGCGACCTGGCCGGTACGGTCGTGCTCGTCGGCGTACCCACTCCGGACATGACGCTGGAGATGCCGCTCCTCGACTTCTTCGGCCGCGGCGGCTCGCTCAAGTCCAGCTGGTACGGCGACTGCCTGCCGACCCGTGATTTCCCGCTGCTGATCGACCTCCACCTGCAAGGCCGGCTCCCGCTGGACCGTTTCGTCTCCGAGACGATCGCCCTGGACGAGGTCGAGGCCGCGTTCACCAAGATGCACCACGGCGACGTACTGCGCTCGGTGGTCGTCTTCTAG
- a CDS encoding MFS transporter, whose protein sequence is MATVMIDRPADVGARRGVMLAVLLLGQFMALLDTSVVNVAMPTIGAGFHASGAWLQLVVGGYMVAYAMTLITGARLGDLYGRRRMYLIGVVLFTLASLACGLAPAILPLALFRFAQGMAAAVMVPQIISVIQTHFTGPARAKALSAYGVTLSAGQVAGLVVGGLLLAANLFGSQWRPIFLINVPVGILLAVLVPRLVPADRPTAARRLDLTGLAISTCAVLLLVLPMVIGHELGWPRWTFVCFVAGLVLAVVFVRVERRVDDPLLNLDVLRTRGLGAGIATLACTLLAVAGFMFSFTLHLQNGLGQSALRSGLTWLPFAVTFGLVGFCWRSLPSPLHYLVVPTGLALCVLGYVGIGLAQLSAGSLVWPALVLAGAGMGLSASPLVTQALVHVPLSRAADASGILTTTIQLAQVGGVTIFGTLFLSGDSLTTTSWFLALAAAIGIVAGGFLARSVRQA, encoded by the coding sequence ATGGCCACTGTGATGATCGACCGCCCGGCTGATGTCGGCGCCCGCCGCGGAGTGATGCTCGCCGTGTTGCTGCTCGGCCAGTTCATGGCACTGCTGGACACGTCCGTCGTCAATGTCGCGATGCCCACCATCGGCGCCGGCTTCCACGCCTCGGGTGCCTGGCTGCAACTGGTCGTCGGCGGCTACATGGTCGCGTACGCGATGACGCTGATCACCGGCGCGCGGCTCGGCGACCTCTACGGCCGCCGTCGGATGTATCTGATCGGGGTCGTGCTGTTCACGCTCGCGTCGCTCGCCTGCGGACTGGCGCCGGCGATCCTGCCGCTGGCGCTGTTCCGCTTCGCTCAAGGCATGGCGGCGGCGGTGATGGTGCCGCAGATCATCAGCGTGATCCAGACCCATTTCACCGGCCCCGCCCGCGCCAAGGCCCTGTCCGCGTACGGTGTGACGCTGTCCGCCGGCCAGGTGGCCGGTCTGGTCGTCGGCGGTCTGCTCCTCGCCGCGAACCTCTTCGGATCCCAGTGGCGACCGATCTTCCTGATCAACGTCCCGGTCGGCATCCTCCTCGCGGTCCTGGTGCCTCGGCTCGTACCGGCCGACCGGCCGACGGCCGCGCGTCGTCTGGACCTCACCGGGCTGGCGATCTCGACCTGCGCAGTACTCCTGCTGGTGCTGCCGATGGTGATCGGGCACGAGCTCGGCTGGCCGCGGTGGACGTTCGTCTGCTTCGTCGCGGGGCTCGTCCTCGCGGTGGTCTTCGTCCGGGTCGAGCGCCGGGTCGACGATCCGCTCCTCAACCTCGACGTACTCCGTACTCGCGGTCTCGGGGCCGGCATCGCGACGCTCGCCTGCACGCTGCTGGCCGTCGCCGGGTTCATGTTCAGCTTCACCCTGCACCTTCAGAACGGCCTGGGTCAGTCGGCCCTCCGTTCCGGGCTGACCTGGCTCCCCTTCGCCGTCACCTTCGGTCTGGTCGGGTTCTGCTGGCGTTCCCTCCCGAGCCCGCTGCATTACCTGGTCGTCCCCACCGGCCTCGCTCTGTGCGTGCTCGGGTACGTCGGCATCGGGCTGGCGCAGCTCAGCGCCGGATCGCTCGTGTGGCCCGCGCTGGTACTGGCCGGCGCAGGCATGGGCCTGTCAGCCAGCCCGCTCGTCACCCAAGCCCTGGTCCATGTCCCACTGAGCAGAGCAGCCGATGCGAGCGGCATCCTCACCACGACCATCCAACTGGCCCAGGTCGGCGGTGTGACGATCTTCGGAACCCTGTTCCTGTCAGGAGACTCGCTCACCACGACGAGCTGGTTCCTCGCCCTCGCCGCCGCGATCGGCATCGTCGCGGGCGGCTTCCTCGCCCGCAGCGTCCGCCAGGCCTAG
- a CDS encoding sigma-70 family RNA polymerase sigma factor, which yields MDRDDFDQQVAPYRRELLAHCYRMLGSVHDAEDLVQETFLRAWRAIDTYDAERASLRTWLYRIATNACLTALKGRGRRALPSGLVAAATDAQAPIELALDVPWLQPFPTGDDPAAAVVAKGSLRLALVAAMQYLPARQRAVLVLRDVLDWSAADVAEALETTPASVNSALQRARARLAEVDVSEEDVDEPTDKEIKAIVDDYVRAFEAADVQGLSRLLAERVVLEMPPAPLWFVGRDAYGAFIERVYAMRGPAWRMVTTLANGQPAVGAYVRADDGRYRAHSLQVFTVAKAGITHNITFFDQSLFEYFGLPSDLE from the coding sequence GTGGACCGTGACGACTTCGACCAGCAGGTGGCGCCGTACCGGCGTGAACTGCTGGCGCACTGCTACCGGATGCTCGGGTCGGTGCACGACGCGGAAGATCTCGTGCAGGAGACCTTCCTGCGGGCCTGGCGCGCGATCGACACGTACGACGCCGAGCGTGCCTCGCTGCGGACCTGGCTGTACCGGATCGCCACCAACGCCTGCCTGACGGCGCTCAAGGGACGCGGACGGCGTGCTCTCCCGTCAGGGCTGGTTGCAGCGGCGACCGATGCCCAGGCGCCGATCGAACTGGCTCTCGATGTGCCTTGGTTGCAGCCGTTCCCGACCGGTGACGACCCTGCTGCGGCCGTGGTGGCCAAGGGGAGTCTGCGGCTCGCGCTGGTGGCTGCGATGCAGTACCTGCCGGCTCGGCAGCGGGCGGTCCTGGTACTGCGGGATGTCTTGGACTGGTCCGCCGCCGATGTGGCGGAAGCGTTGGAGACGACCCCGGCCTCGGTCAACAGCGCACTCCAGCGTGCCCGCGCGCGCCTGGCCGAGGTCGACGTCAGCGAGGAAGATGTCGACGAGCCCACCGACAAGGAGATCAAGGCAATCGTCGACGACTACGTACGGGCGTTCGAGGCGGCGGACGTACAGGGGCTCAGCCGGCTGCTGGCCGAGCGGGTCGTGCTGGAGATGCCGCCGGCGCCGCTGTGGTTCGTGGGTCGCGACGCGTACGGCGCATTCATCGAGCGGGTGTACGCGATGCGCGGCCCGGCCTGGCGGATGGTGACGACACTGGCGAACGGCCAGCCCGCCGTCGGCGCCTACGTGCGCGCCGACGACGGCCGGTACCGTGCCCACAGCCTGCAGGTCTTCACCGTCGCCAAGGCCGGGATCACTCACAACATCACGTTCTTCGACCAGAGCCTCTTCGAGTACTTCGGTCTGCCGTCAGACCTTGAATGA
- a CDS encoding GNAT family N-acetyltransferase — MSDLVVRRVDASDRPVMERLWLMFRHDLSEFQGQLPRPDGSYRTEWLEKVLTGDPEWAGYLISVGENPVGFCFMRALQQPVHVLNAFFMVRPVRRNGLGLRAVQDVLSNHPGPCDVAFQANNEKAVRFWQRVATEVSGDGWTQEARPIAGKPDATPDLWISFKV, encoded by the coding sequence ATGTCTGATCTCGTGGTACGCCGTGTCGACGCTTCCGACCGACCTGTGATGGAGCGGCTCTGGCTGATGTTCCGCCACGACCTGTCCGAGTTCCAGGGCCAGCTGCCGCGACCCGACGGCAGCTACCGCACCGAGTGGCTGGAGAAGGTCCTGACCGGCGATCCGGAGTGGGCCGGGTATCTGATCTCTGTCGGTGAGAACCCGGTCGGGTTCTGCTTCATGCGTGCACTGCAGCAACCGGTGCACGTACTGAACGCGTTCTTCATGGTGCGCCCGGTACGCCGGAACGGTCTGGGACTGCGGGCGGTCCAGGACGTGCTGTCGAACCACCCCGGGCCGTGCGACGTCGCGTTCCAGGCGAACAACGAGAAGGCGGTCCGCTTCTGGCAGCGGGTCGCGACCGAGGTGTCCGGGGACGGGTGGACCCAGGAGGCGCGGCCGATCGCCGGCAAGCCCGACGCCACGCCGGATCTGTGGATCTCATTCAAGGTCTGA
- a CDS encoding aldo/keto reductase, with product MKLGSQGAEVSRLGLGCMGMSYAYGTADDNESTATLHRALDLGITFLDTADMYGFGANEELVGKTIADRRDEVFLATKFGITGDGRNSSARGIDGSPEYVRSAIDASLQRLGVDHVDLYYQHRMDPGVPVEETVGAMAALVEAGKVRYLGLSEASAATIRRAHAVHPITAVQSEWSLFSRDIEESVLPVCRELGIGVVPYSPLGRGMLTGALPTDLPADDFRRTLPRFSGDNLDTNLALVEEIRSVAARYDATPGQVALAWVLAQGNDVAPIPGTKRRKYLEENAAALELVLSAADLDALSKLTPAGLRYPDMNWVAGQTAPQG from the coding sequence ATGAAACTGGGTAGCCAAGGCGCCGAGGTCAGCCGGCTCGGACTCGGCTGTATGGGAATGAGCTACGCCTACGGCACGGCCGACGACAACGAGTCGACCGCGACCCTGCACCGCGCGCTCGACCTCGGCATCACGTTCCTCGACACCGCCGACATGTACGGCTTCGGAGCCAACGAGGAGCTGGTCGGCAAGACGATCGCCGACCGCCGCGACGAGGTGTTCCTGGCGACGAAGTTCGGGATCACCGGGGACGGGCGGAACTCGTCGGCACGCGGCATCGACGGGTCGCCGGAGTACGTCCGGTCCGCGATCGACGCGTCCCTGCAGCGGCTCGGCGTCGACCACGTGGACCTGTACTACCAGCACCGGATGGATCCCGGCGTACCTGTCGAGGAGACCGTCGGTGCGATGGCGGCGCTGGTCGAGGCCGGGAAGGTCCGGTACCTCGGGCTGTCCGAGGCGTCGGCGGCGACGATCCGGCGGGCGCACGCCGTCCACCCCATCACCGCGGTGCAGAGCGAGTGGTCGCTGTTCAGCCGGGACATCGAGGAGTCGGTGCTGCCGGTCTGCCGCGAGCTCGGCATCGGCGTGGTGCCGTACTCGCCGCTCGGTCGCGGGATGCTGACCGGCGCGCTGCCGACGGACCTGCCGGCCGACGACTTCCGCCGTACCCTGCCGCGCTTCTCCGGTGACAACCTCGACACGAACCTGGCGCTGGTCGAGGAGATCCGCTCGGTGGCCGCGCGGTACGACGCCACGCCGGGACAGGTCGCGCTCGCCTGGGTGCTTGCACAGGGCAACGATGTGGCGCCGATCCCGGGGACGAAGCGCCGCAAGTACCTCGAGGAGAACGCCGCGGCGCTGGAGCTCGTGCTGTCCGCTGCGGACCTCGACGCGCTGTCGAAGTTGACTCCGGCCGGGCTGCGGTACCCGGACATGAACTGGGTCGCCGGGCAGACTGCGCCGCAGGGCTGA
- a CDS encoding MerR family transcriptional regulator, which produces MNATELLTDRRAAIAAHHPELDPIDPDLLCLLELPDDLPEQLTIAEAAEITGLTAHTLRYYERIGLLDVRRDAAGYRSYDRRAMARIVFISRLRASGMPIGTLSHYLELVLEGDHTAPQRLALMQEHRARIHRQLRDLQLALAVTDYKIDVYGGTATP; this is translated from the coding sequence ATGAACGCGACCGAGCTGCTCACGGACCGTCGTGCCGCCATCGCGGCGCACCACCCGGAGCTGGATCCGATCGACCCGGATCTGCTGTGCCTGCTCGAGCTCCCCGATGATCTGCCCGAGCAGCTGACCATCGCCGAGGCCGCCGAGATCACCGGCCTCACCGCTCACACCCTGCGGTACTACGAGCGGATCGGGCTGCTCGACGTACGCCGGGACGCGGCCGGGTACCGCAGCTACGACCGGCGGGCGATGGCGCGGATCGTGTTCATCAGCAGGCTGCGTGCCTCCGGCATGCCGATCGGCACGCTCAGCCACTACCTGGAGCTGGTGCTCGAGGGCGACCACACCGCACCCCAGCGGCTCGCCCTGATGCAGGAGCACCGGGCCAGGATCCACCGGCAGCTGCGCGATCTGCAGCTCGCCCTCGCGGTGACCGACTACAAGATCGACGTGTACGGCGGCACCGCGACTCCGTAA
- a CDS encoding Fur family transcriptional regulator, producing the protein MAIGTRSTRQRAAVAHALDKLDEFRTAQEIHQDLRSAGEAVGLTTVYRTLQALADSREVDVLRTADGETAYRRCSKGHHHHLVCRNCGRTVEVEGPAVERWADKVAAEHGYADISHTLEIFGTCQECQQA; encoded by the coding sequence GTGGCTATCGGAACACGCTCGACGCGTCAGCGCGCGGCGGTCGCGCACGCGCTCGACAAGCTCGACGAATTCCGGACCGCCCAGGAGATCCACCAGGATCTCCGGTCCGCCGGCGAGGCCGTCGGCCTGACCACCGTCTACCGCACCCTCCAGGCGCTCGCGGACTCCCGTGAGGTCGACGTGCTGCGGACCGCCGACGGCGAGACGGCGTACCGGCGCTGCTCGAAGGGGCACCACCATCACCTGGTCTGCCGGAACTGCGGCCGGACCGTCGAGGTCGAAGGCCCCGCCGTCGAGCGCTGGGCCGACAAGGTCGCCGCCGAGCACGGGTACGCCGACATCAGCCACACCCTGGAGATCTTCGGCACGTGCCAGGAGTGCCAGCAAGCGTGA